In Pantanalinema sp., one DNA window encodes the following:
- the rfbD gene encoding dTDP-4-dehydrorhamnose reductase, which translates to MKVLVAGANGMLGHDLIPALRLAGHLAVSSGVLASDDPDFVSMDITDLAQVREVFAAVRPDALINCAAFTNVDGAESDVDGAYRINALGSWNLALACQEADIPLMYVSTDYVFDGARGSAYDEYDTPNPQGVYGRSKRAGEIHVERLCPRHYIVRTSWLYGHGGKNFVETIIKAASERPELRVVNDQWGTPTPTVELARTMCRLLETGRYGTYHASGEGACTWFDFAAEIVAQAGLQTPVLPQSTQESARPAPRPAYSVMDNLALRLAGLPSHLPWQEALKHYMSARPAPSALR; encoded by the coding sequence ATGAAGGTTCTGGTTGCGGGCGCAAACGGCATGCTGGGGCACGACCTGATCCCGGCCCTTCGCCTCGCCGGCCACCTCGCCGTCTCGAGCGGCGTCCTGGCCTCGGATGATCCCGACTTCGTCAGCATGGACATCACCGACCTCGCCCAGGTGCGCGAGGTCTTCGCTGCCGTTCGGCCGGACGCGCTCATCAACTGCGCGGCCTTCACCAACGTGGACGGCGCGGAGAGCGACGTGGACGGCGCCTACCGCATCAACGCGCTGGGCAGCTGGAATCTCGCGCTTGCCTGCCAGGAAGCCGACATCCCCCTCATGTACGTGAGCACCGACTACGTCTTCGACGGCGCCAGGGGCAGCGCCTACGACGAGTACGACACCCCCAACCCCCAGGGCGTCTACGGGCGCAGCAAGCGCGCAGGCGAGATCCACGTGGAGCGCCTCTGCCCCAGGCACTACATCGTCCGCACGTCCTGGCTCTACGGCCATGGGGGCAAGAACTTCGTCGAGACGATCATCAAGGCGGCGAGCGAGCGTCCCGAGCTCAGGGTCGTTAATGACCAGTGGGGCACTCCCACGCCCACCGTCGAGCTGGCCCGTACCATGTGCCGGTTGCTGGAGACCGGGCGGTACGGAACCTACCATGCGAGCGGCGAAGGCGCCTGCACCTGGTTCGACTTCGCCGCCGAGATCGTCGCTCAGGCCGGGCTGCAGACGCCCGTGCTCCCGCAGTCGACCCAGGAGAGCGCGCGCCCGGCGCCCCGGCCGGCTTACTCGGTGATGGACAACCTGGCGCTGAGGCTCGCCGGCCTTCCTTCCCACCTGCCCTGGCAGGAGGCCCTCAAGCATTACATGAGCGCCCGTCCGGCCCCCTCGGCGCTTCGCTAG
- a CDS encoding glycoside hydrolase family 57 protein, whose protein sequence is MSKLSIAIVWHMHQPLYKDRLTGQYLMPWVRLHAVKDYLDMAQILDQYPALHQNFNLVPSLLEQLIDYGHHGAMDRALELTLMPVREFCLDDKCYVFERFFDLNWDRMLVQHPRYHELALKRNALLAKLPLEKAVRQFDAQEWADLTVWFNLAWFDPLWQQTDPDLQALIQRGRNFTQGDRELVISKQRELIRRIIPTYKRLVEAGQVELTTTPYYHPILPLLVDTESARVARPGLSLPGARFQYPQDAQAQVRKGLDFFKRHFGYRPAGMWPSEQSVSPEVVPLLAAEGVTWMISDEGVLARTLDKKMVRDAHGQLLDPHALYQPYWVEIEGKKVAMVFRDIVLSDLIGFSYSKVSGVQAANDLIGRLKGIQERVGDAPHLVTIALDGENCWEHYAQDGAEFLRSFYQQVSDDPSLEMVTVGEYLAANPPRETLTHLFSGSWIYSDFTTWIGDPTKNRAWELLTRAREALASKEGRGIAGWAQAREEIYIAQGSDWYWWFGEGHNSGQDELFDYQFRLHLQNVYRLLEMPLPEALEYPLNKPLPKLPSLPYLPVDPRLDGTLHSESDWEGSGVYDPHAVQGAMHAAASGIRLVRYGHNERELLLRVEFADSFEPSADEALAIYICYPGQPRINSPMNFAPGSATGATKGYQFAHEIRYAWGEPTATISFAGDSHRWIPIDLGAHAAYKGALDLAIPFRVLSVVPKQEIWVVAALGRDGRLEQVAPQEQPLSLKLPARLATFRALTPQSI, encoded by the coding sequence GTGTCTAAGCTCAGCATTGCCATCGTCTGGCACATGCACCAACCGCTCTACAAGGACCGCCTGACCGGTCAGTACCTGATGCCCTGGGTGCGCTTGCATGCCGTCAAGGATTACCTGGACATGGCGCAGATCCTGGATCAGTACCCGGCGCTGCACCAGAACTTCAACCTCGTGCCCTCCTTGCTGGAGCAGCTGATCGATTACGGCCACCACGGCGCCATGGACCGGGCGCTCGAGCTGACCCTGATGCCGGTGCGCGAGTTCTGCCTCGACGACAAGTGCTACGTCTTCGAGCGCTTCTTCGACCTCAACTGGGATCGCATGCTCGTCCAGCACCCGCGCTACCACGAGCTCGCCCTCAAGCGCAACGCGCTGCTCGCCAAGCTCCCCCTCGAGAAGGCCGTCCGTCAGTTCGACGCGCAGGAGTGGGCGGACCTCACGGTCTGGTTCAACCTGGCATGGTTCGATCCCCTCTGGCAGCAGACCGACCCGGACCTTCAGGCCCTGATCCAGCGGGGGCGAAACTTCACCCAGGGCGATCGCGAGCTGGTCATCAGCAAGCAGCGCGAGCTGATCCGCCGCATCATCCCCACCTACAAGCGCCTGGTCGAGGCCGGCCAGGTCGAGCTCACGACGACGCCTTACTACCATCCCATCCTGCCGCTGCTGGTCGACACCGAGTCGGCGCGGGTGGCGCGCCCTGGCCTGAGCCTGCCGGGGGCGCGCTTCCAGTACCCCCAGGACGCGCAGGCGCAGGTTCGCAAGGGCCTCGACTTCTTCAAGCGTCACTTCGGCTATCGCCCCGCCGGCATGTGGCCGTCGGAGCAGTCGGTCAGCCCCGAGGTCGTGCCGCTGCTCGCGGCCGAGGGCGTGACGTGGATGATCAGCGACGAGGGCGTGCTCGCGCGCACGCTCGACAAGAAGATGGTGCGCGACGCGCACGGCCAGCTGCTGGATCCTCACGCCCTCTACCAGCCCTACTGGGTGGAGATCGAGGGCAAGAAGGTCGCCATGGTCTTCCGCGACATCGTGCTCTCGGACCTCATCGGCTTCTCGTACAGCAAGGTGAGCGGCGTCCAGGCGGCCAACGACCTGATCGGCCGCCTCAAGGGCATCCAGGAGCGCGTCGGCGACGCGCCGCACCTGGTGACCATCGCCCTGGACGGCGAGAACTGCTGGGAGCACTACGCCCAGGACGGGGCCGAGTTCCTGCGCAGCTTCTACCAGCAGGTCTCGGACGACCCCTCGCTCGAGATGGTGACGGTCGGGGAGTACCTCGCGGCGAACCCGCCGCGCGAGACCCTGACTCATCTGTTCAGCGGCTCGTGGATCTACTCGGACTTCACGACCTGGATCGGCGATCCGACCAAGAACCGCGCCTGGGAGCTCCTGACCAGGGCGCGCGAGGCGCTCGCATCCAAGGAGGGTCGAGGCATCGCGGGCTGGGCGCAGGCGCGCGAGGAGATTTACATCGCCCAGGGCAGCGACTGGTACTGGTGGTTCGGCGAAGGCCACAACTCGGGCCAGGACGAGCTCTTCGACTACCAGTTCCGGCTTCACCTCCAGAACGTGTATCGCCTGCTCGAGATGCCGCTCCCCGAAGCGCTGGAGTACCCGCTCAACAAGCCGCTGCCCAAGCTGCCCTCGCTCCCCTATCTGCCGGTTGATCCGCGTCTCGACGGCACGCTCCATTCCGAGAGCGACTGGGAGGGCTCGGGGGTGTACGACCCGCATGCGGTTCAGGGGGCGATGCACGCCGCTGCGAGCGGCATCCGCCTGGTCCGCTACGGTCACAACGAGCGCGAGTTGCTCCTGCGAGTCGAGTTCGCGGACTCCTTCGAGCCGTCGGCTGACGAGGCGCTTGCGATCTACATCTGCTACCCGGGCCAGCCGCGCATCAACTCGCCCATGAACTTCGCGCCCGGAAGCGCCACGGGCGCGACGAAGGGGTACCAGTTCGCCCACGAGATCCGGTACGCATGGGGGGAGCCGACGGCGACCATCTCGTTCGCCGGTGACTCCCATCGCTGGATCCCCATCGACCTCGGCGCCCATGCGGCCTACAAGGGGGCTCTCGACCTCGCGATCCCCTTCCGGGTGCTGTCGGTGGTGCCGAAGCAGGAGATCTGGGTGGTCGCCGCGCTCGGCCGGGACGGCAGGCTGGAGCAGGTCGCGCCGCAAGAGCAGCCCCTCTCGCTGAAGCTTCCTGCACGTCTGGCGACGTTCCGGGCGCTCACGCCGCAGAGCATCTGA